One window of the Anomalospiza imberbis isolate Cuckoo-Finch-1a 21T00152 chromosome 24, ASM3175350v1, whole genome shotgun sequence genome contains the following:
- the CRYAB gene encoding alpha-crystallin B chain, whose translation MDITIHNPLIRRPFFSWLAPSRIFDQIFGEHLPESELLPVSPSFSPFLMRSPILRMPSWLETGLSEMRLDKDKFYVNLDVKHFSPEELKVKVLGDMIEIHGKHEERQDEHGFIAREFSRKYRIPDDVDPLTITSSLSLDGVLTVSAPRKQSDVPERTIPITREDKPAIAGAQRK comes from the exons ATGGATATCACCATCCACAACCCCCTCATCCGCAGACCTTTCTTCTCTTGGTTGGCACCGAGTCGTATCTTTGACCAGATTTTCGGGGAGCACCTGCCGGAGTCGGAGCTGCTCCCTGTTTCCCCCAGCTTCAGCCCCTTCCTGATGAGATCCCCCATCCTTCGGATGCCCAGTTGGCTAGAGACAGGACTCTCGGAG ATGCGACTGGATAAGGACAAATTTTATGTGAACCTGGATGTGAAGCATTTCTCCCCTGAGGAGCTGAAGGTGAAGGTGCTCGGGGACATGATCGAGATCCACGGGAAGCACGAGGAGCGCCAG GACGAGCACGGCTTCATCGCCAGGGAGTTCAGCAGGAAATACCGGATCCCGGACGACGTGGACCCGCTGACCATCACGTCGTCGCTGTCGCTGGACGGGGTGCTGACCGTCAGCGCTCCCCGCAAGCAGAGCGATGTCCCCGAGCGCACCATCCCCATCACCCGCGAGGACAAACCGGCCATCGCAGGCGCCCAGAGGAAGTGA
- the HSPB2 gene encoding heat shock protein beta-2 has product MAARTVPHAYPMSSEYEFANPSKIYDQNFGEGVSPSEILAPALYHGYYIRPRINKQLERGTSEICLNEHKFQVFLDVCQFLPDELSVRTVDNLLEVVGQHPQKADRHGFISREFTRTYILPLDVDPLLVRATLSHDGILSIVAPRTGKEVKARVNEVKITQQEQPVGEEEQAEEGKEKEKS; this is encoded by the exons ATGGCTGCCCGCACCGTGCCCCACGCCTACCCCATGAGCTCTGAGTATGAGTTCGCCAACCCCAGCAAGATCTACGACCAGAACTTTGGAGAAG GTGTGTCCCCATCGGAGATTTTAGCCCCTGCCCTGTACCACGGCTACTACATCCGGCCCCGGATCAACAAGCAGCTGGAGAGGGGCACCTCGGAGATCTGCCTGAACGAGCACAAGTTCCAGGTGTTCCTGGACGTCTGCCAGTTCCTGCCCGACGAGCTCAGCGTGCGCACCGTGGACAACCTGCTGGAGGTGGTGGGGCAGCACCCGCAGAAGGCTGACCGCCACGGCTTCATCTCCAGGGAGTTCACCAGGACCTACATCCTGCCCCTGGATGTGGACCCCTTGCTGGTCAGGGCCACCCTGTCCCACGATGGCATCCTGAGCATTGTGGCTCCCCGGACGGGCAAGGAGGTGAAGGCCAGAGTCAACGAGGTGAAGATaacccagcaggagcagccagtgGGGGAAGAAGAACAGgctgaggaaggaaaagagaaggaaaaatcctAA
- the C24H11orf52 gene encoding uncharacterized protein C11orf52 homolog, translated as MGNLCSCGRPWKCPSPFKRKKEKQGADVRREAQQQQPGRKVPTYEDVPDVPVYATVSKPRGVQQDDSIHYADIQVFSKVRERSAAEVKSLQLQNATEYATLNFPRARLKYDSKNGTLV; from the exons ATGGGCAACCTGTGCAGCTGCGGCCGGCCCTG GAAGTGTCCTTCGCCtttcaaaagaaagaaggaaaagcaag GAGCTGATGTGAGGCGTgaggctcagcagcagcagcctggcaggaag gTCCCCACGTATGAAGATGTCCCAGATGTCCCTGTCTACGCCACGGTGAGCAAGCCCAGGGGCGTGCAGCAGGATGACAGCATCCACTACGCCGACATCCAGGTGTTCTCCAAGGTGCGGGAGCGCTCGGCGGCCGAGGTGAAgagcctgcagctgcagaacGCCACCGAGTACGCCACCCTCAACTTCCCCAGGGCCAGGCTCAAGTACGACAGCAAAAATGGGACCTTGGTCTAA